A stretch of the Halomonas sp. CH40 genome encodes the following:
- a CDS encoding alpha/beta fold hydrolase — MTEWYLAGLLAGVVLLGVALQRRFHRRLHRELAAPREAVNRSLEDVGLQGDTVRFTTVGERMLEAWWLPAKAPQGQIVITHGWGANRATLLPLAPLLLEAGWSLLLIDVRNHGNSDDDTFSSMPRFAEDIDAALSWLKHHQPALPTALIGHSVGAAATLLCASRRDDIAAVVSLSSFAHPDGMMRRWLDAKGLPFFPLGWYVIRYVEKVIGHRFDAIAPVTTLPQIRCPVLLVHGESDDIIPLSDAQRLTQKQTPGVTLRVVPGGHDLSDSLARHGDELLAFLNAAIDKPTTEHCA; from the coding sequence ATGACAGAATGGTATCTGGCAGGCTTGCTGGCAGGAGTCGTACTGCTGGGCGTGGCATTGCAGCGGCGTTTCCATCGTCGTCTGCATCGCGAGTTGGCTGCTCCTCGGGAAGCCGTTAACCGCTCATTGGAAGACGTTGGGCTGCAAGGTGACACCGTGCGCTTTACCACGGTGGGAGAGCGGATGCTGGAAGCCTGGTGGCTGCCCGCAAAGGCGCCGCAAGGGCAGATAGTGATTACTCACGGCTGGGGAGCCAATCGCGCCACCCTGCTGCCACTAGCGCCGTTGCTGCTTGAAGCGGGTTGGAGCCTACTGCTGATTGATGTGCGCAACCATGGCAATAGCGATGATGACACCTTCTCCTCCATGCCGCGCTTTGCCGAAGATATTGACGCCGCCCTGAGCTGGCTGAAGCACCATCAACCCGCTTTACCTACGGCACTGATTGGCCACTCGGTCGGGGCAGCGGCTACCTTGCTGTGTGCCTCACGGCGCGATGATATTGCCGCTGTGGTCAGCCTGAGCAGCTTTGCCCATCCGGATGGCATGATGCGCCGCTGGCTGGATGCCAAAGGCTTGCCGTTCTTCCCGCTGGGCTGGTACGTAATCCGCTATGTGGAAAAGGTCATCGGCCATCGCTTTGATGCCATCGCACCGGTCACGACACTCCCTCAGATCCGCTGCCCGGTCTTGCTGGTGCACGGCGAGAGCGACGATATCATTCCGTTAAGCGACGCTCAGCGGCTCACCCAGAAACAGACGCCCGGTGTGACCTTGCGGGTGGTGCCCGGAGGGCATGATCTGAGCGATAGTCTGGCGCGTCACGGTGATGAGCTGTTGGCGTTTCTGAACGCTGCCATTGACAAGCCTACCACCGAGCACTGCGCATAA
- a CDS encoding peroxiredoxin translates to MSLRINEVVPDFEADTSQGPIRFHDWIGDSWAILFSHPKDFTPVCTTEFGAVATLDAEWKKRGTKVIGVSVDGVEEHKRWINDIETYCGNDVHFPIIADEELKVSKLFNMLPAEAYMPDGRTPADSATVRSVFIIGPDKQLKLSMTYPMTVGRNFAEVLRALDALQTSASHGVAMPADWTLGQDVIIPPSVSEDDAKAKFGEYETIFPYLRKTKLPE, encoded by the coding sequence ATGTCGTTACGCATTAATGAAGTTGTGCCGGATTTTGAAGCCGATACCAGCCAGGGGCCGATTCGCTTTCACGACTGGATTGGAGATAGCTGGGCGATTCTTTTTTCACATCCCAAAGATTTTACGCCGGTCTGCACCACCGAGTTTGGCGCTGTGGCTACGCTGGATGCCGAGTGGAAAAAGCGCGGTACCAAGGTGATTGGTGTTTCCGTTGATGGTGTTGAAGAGCATAAGCGCTGGATCAACGACATCGAGACTTACTGCGGTAACGATGTTCACTTCCCGATCATTGCTGATGAAGAGCTGAAAGTCTCCAAGCTGTTCAACATGCTGCCAGCAGAAGCCTATATGCCGGATGGCCGCACCCCGGCAGACAGCGCGACGGTGCGCTCTGTCTTCATCATTGGCCCGGATAAGCAGCTGAAGCTTTCCATGACCTACCCGATGACGGTTGGCCGTAACTTTGCTGAAGTGCTGCGCGCTCTGGATGCCCTGCAGACCAGCGCCAGCCACGGTGTTGCCATGCCAGCTGACTGGACGCTGGGCCAGGATGTCATCATTCCGCCGAGCGTTTCGGAAGACGATGCCAAAGCGAAATTTGGTGAATATGAAACCATCTTCCCTTACCTGCGCAAAACCAAGCTGCCTGAGTAA
- a CDS encoding ATP-binding cassette domain-containing protein, translating into MTVLQPLDTHASVCPRASLIFDRVTFSYQGKHLLGPCSFTLQGTGPTLVMGPNGAGKSLLLRLAHGLLAPASGSVQWLPQRPRQAMVFQQPVMLRRSAMANLMHALAVNKTPRRQRRDMAQAALARFGLAASAETPARVLSGGEQQRLALARAWVLAPQVLFLDEPTSALDPAAIKAVEEAVLAFQRQGTRVVMTTHDIHQARRLAADVLFMAGGQVREHTAAQRFFEQPDSPSAQAYLRGDIIE; encoded by the coding sequence ATGACAGTTTTACAGCCGCTGGATACCCATGCTTCAGTTTGCCCCCGGGCGTCACTGATATTTGATCGGGTTACGTTCAGCTATCAGGGTAAACACCTGTTGGGTCCCTGTTCGTTTACGCTGCAAGGGACTGGCCCGACGCTGGTGATGGGCCCTAACGGTGCGGGCAAAAGCTTGTTGCTGCGCCTGGCCCACGGCTTGCTGGCGCCTGCGTCCGGCAGTGTTCAATGGCTACCGCAGCGCCCGCGTCAGGCGATGGTTTTTCAGCAGCCGGTGATGCTGCGCCGCTCGGCAATGGCCAACCTGATGCATGCGCTGGCGGTTAACAAGACACCGCGCCGCCAACGGCGTGATATGGCACAAGCGGCGCTAGCACGCTTCGGCCTGGCGGCAAGCGCAGAGACGCCCGCCAGGGTGCTGTCTGGCGGAGAGCAGCAGCGGTTGGCGCTGGCACGTGCCTGGGTGCTGGCCCCTCAGGTGCTGTTTCTGGATGAGCCGACTTCCGCTCTTGATCCTGCTGCCATCAAGGCCGTGGAAGAAGCCGTGTTGGCCTTTCAGCGTCAGGGGACGCGCGTCGTGATGACCACCCATGATATTCATCAGGCGCGGCGCCTTGCTGCGGATGTGCTGTTTATGGCGGGCGGCCAGGTGCGAGAACATACCGCTGCTCAGCGATTTTTCGAGCAGCCCGACTCACCCAGCGCGCAGGCGTATCTTCGCGGTGACATTATTGAGTAA
- a CDS encoding Lrp/AsnC family transcriptional regulator codes for MKKTALDAADIRILSALQRHGQLSKTKLAELVNLSPTPCWARLDRLKSAGYIRGYHADIALERVLDITRVMVNLSLMHHRKQDFERFETYIRNIEEITECYVTGGGMDYVFQVVVPSLSAFQNLMDRLLSEDLNIDRYYTYFITRQVKSTQPNLAALTAHASP; via the coding sequence ATGAAAAAAACTGCTCTTGATGCCGCTGATATCCGTATCCTCAGCGCCCTGCAGCGCCATGGCCAGCTCAGCAAGACCAAGCTGGCCGAGCTGGTCAATCTTTCCCCTACGCCCTGCTGGGCACGCCTGGATCGCCTGAAATCGGCGGGCTACATTCGTGGCTATCATGCCGATATCGCGCTTGAACGCGTGCTTGATATCACCCGCGTCATGGTCAACCTGTCGTTGATGCATCACCGCAAGCAGGATTTCGAGCGTTTCGAGACCTACATTCGCAATATTGAAGAAATCACCGAATGTTATGTCACCGGGGGCGGGATGGATTATGTGTTCCAGGTCGTGGTGCCGAGCCTTTCTGCTTTCCAGAACCTGATGGATCGGCTGCTATCCGAAGACCTGAATATTGATCGCTACTATACCTATTTCATCACTCGCCAGGTCAAGTCGACCCAGCCAAATCTGGCCGCCCTGACGGCACATGCCAGCCCATAA
- a CDS encoding DMT family transporter, with protein sequence MPSASSSDVLPRHLAIPLMMSVATLFAANHVAARLAFDNGTGLLLAVLMRSGVACLILLALLMMQKKRFWLPPGTWPWQLAAGVLIAIQSVCLYSAVARLPVVIALLLVNTFPIQLALLSWALGGPRPSLRSCLIMGTILIGLLVVLDIPGWLANAETMGPEWLIGIGFGLAAAFALASTLWITEHRLAKVGSTLRSWLTMQTVFIAMILGGLLGAMPGGMSLPDNTTGWTGLMLLAVLYGSAFSILFISVPRLDMARNAPVMNFEPVASLLLGYLFLGQMLTPGQLVGGAVVIGGIIVLGLSRAS encoded by the coding sequence ATGCCCTCAGCCTCATCGTCTGACGTTCTGCCCCGCCATCTGGCCATTCCCCTGATGATGTCGGTTGCTACCCTGTTTGCCGCCAACCATGTCGCGGCACGGCTGGCATTTGATAATGGCACGGGCCTGCTGCTTGCGGTATTGATGCGCTCCGGCGTGGCCTGCCTGATCTTGCTGGCGCTCTTGATGATGCAGAAAAAGCGTTTCTGGCTGCCACCCGGTACCTGGCCCTGGCAGCTCGCTGCAGGCGTGCTGATTGCGATTCAAAGCGTCTGCCTTTATTCAGCGGTTGCCCGCCTGCCTGTGGTCATCGCCCTGCTGCTGGTGAACACTTTTCCCATCCAGCTGGCGCTATTGAGCTGGGCGCTGGGTGGGCCACGGCCTTCACTGCGCAGCTGCCTGATCATGGGCACCATTCTGATCGGGCTCCTCGTGGTACTTGATATTCCCGGCTGGCTGGCCAATGCGGAGACCATGGGGCCTGAATGGCTGATAGGTATTGGCTTTGGATTGGCCGCCGCCTTTGCCCTGGCCAGCACCCTGTGGATTACCGAACACCGGCTAGCCAAGGTGGGTAGCACTTTACGCAGCTGGCTGACCATGCAGACGGTGTTTATTGCCATGATCCTGGGTGGGCTGCTGGGTGCAATGCCTGGCGGCATGAGCTTGCCCGACAACACCACCGGCTGGACAGGGCTGATGCTGCTGGCAGTGTTGTACGGCAGCGCGTTTTCCATTCTGTTTATTAGTGTCCCGCGTCTGGATATGGCCAGAAACGCACCGGTCATGAATTTCGAACCGGTGGCGTCTCTACTGCTGGGCTATCTCTTTCTGGGGCAGATGTTGACCCCTGGCCAGCTGGTAGGCGGCGCCGTGGTCATCGGCGGGATTATCGTGCTGGGGTTGTCCCGCGCGAGCTAA
- a CDS encoding carboxymuconolactone decarboxylase family protein, with protein sequence MHKDWQKTTQDLSALMQEIGKNIPDVAKGFTQMAKGANKEGALSHKHKELMALAIGISIRCDGCIAFHSKAAAELGATREEFMEMLGVCMYMGGGPAYTYAAQALEAFDSFSKQD encoded by the coding sequence ATGCATAAAGACTGGCAGAAAACGACTCAGGACCTTTCCGCCCTGATGCAGGAAATCGGCAAGAATATCCCTGATGTCGCCAAGGGTTTCACCCAGATGGCCAAAGGGGCCAACAAGGAAGGAGCGCTGTCACATAAGCACAAGGAACTGATGGCACTGGCCATTGGCATCAGCATTCGCTGCGATGGCTGTATTGCCTTTCATTCCAAGGCAGCCGCCGAGCTGGGCGCTACCCGTGAAGAGTTCATGGAAATGCTGGGCGTGTGCATGTATATGGGCGGCGGCCCGGCCTACACCTATGCCGCACAAGCATTGGAAGCCTTTGACAGTTTCTCCAAGCAGGACTGA
- a CDS encoding ABC transporter permease, whose amino-acid sequence MAADSNALNVALSLLINLDAALVDIVLLSLQVSLLAVCLAAVIGFPLGAAVALWRFPGRGLMVVALNALMGLPPVVAGLVVYLLLSRAGPLGEWGLLFTPSAMVIAQVVLVLPILAALSRQKVEELLAEYQEQFVSLGMSRLRMMPTLLWDARFALLTVLLAGFGRASAEVGAVMMVGGNIDSVTRVMTTSIVLETSKGNLPLALGLGIVLLTLVLVINAAAYLVGEWARRRTG is encoded by the coding sequence ATGGCTGCAGATTCCAATGCCCTTAATGTGGCACTATCCCTGTTGATCAACCTGGATGCGGCGCTGGTCGACATCGTGCTGCTTTCCCTGCAGGTATCGTTATTGGCGGTATGCCTGGCGGCAGTGATCGGCTTCCCCCTGGGGGCCGCAGTAGCGCTATGGCGTTTCCCTGGGCGTGGTTTGATGGTGGTGGCATTGAATGCCTTGATGGGTTTGCCGCCAGTGGTGGCCGGGCTTGTTGTCTACCTGCTGCTTTCCCGCGCGGGGCCACTGGGCGAGTGGGGCTTGCTGTTTACGCCAAGTGCCATGGTGATTGCCCAGGTAGTGCTGGTGCTGCCGATTCTGGCGGCGCTGTCGCGTCAGAAGGTTGAGGAGCTTTTGGCTGAATATCAGGAACAGTTTGTGTCGCTGGGTATGTCACGCCTGCGCATGATGCCGACCCTGCTGTGGGATGCGCGCTTTGCGCTGCTCACTGTGCTGCTGGCCGGTTTCGGGCGGGCCAGCGCAGAAGTCGGCGCGGTGATGATGGTCGGCGGCAATATAGATAGCGTGACCCGGGTGATGACCACCTCCATTGTGCTTGAAACCAGCAAGGGCAATCTTCCGCTGGCGCTGGGGTTGGGGATTGTGCTGTTAACCCTGGTGCTGGTGATCAATGCGGCCGCCTATCTCGTCGGCGAGTGGGCGCGGAGGCGTACCGGATGA
- a CDS encoding substrate-binding domain-containing protein has protein sequence MISGVLMTQAHADDFITLASTTSTENSGLFAAIVPPFEAATGIEVRVVAVGTGQAFEIARRGDADSLLVHDTIGEEQFVADGYASERADVMYNDFVLIGPADDPAGIADASSAAEALALIADAKAPFTSRGDDSGTHRAEQRLWENAGIDPQGGWYRELGSGMGPTLNIAAAMDAYVMSDRATWVAFENPQNLALLFAGDKVLFNQYGSLVLSAERHPHLKHDLAAQWHRWLLSEDGQQAIGAFEVEGQPLFFPNAQ, from the coding sequence ATGATCAGTGGCGTTTTGATGACCCAGGCTCACGCGGATGACTTTATTACCCTGGCATCCACCACCTCGACGGAGAACTCGGGGCTGTTTGCAGCCATTGTGCCGCCCTTCGAAGCCGCAACCGGTATTGAAGTGCGGGTGGTGGCGGTGGGCACCGGCCAGGCGTTTGAAATTGCCCGGCGTGGCGATGCCGATAGCCTGCTGGTGCATGACACGATCGGTGAAGAGCAGTTTGTGGCAGACGGTTACGCCAGCGAGCGTGCTGATGTCATGTATAACGATTTTGTGCTGATTGGCCCAGCCGATGACCCCGCAGGCATTGCAGATGCCAGCAGTGCGGCCGAAGCGTTAGCCCTGATTGCGGATGCCAAAGCGCCTTTCACCTCCCGTGGGGATGACAGCGGCACCCACCGTGCCGAACAGCGCTTGTGGGAAAACGCAGGTATAGACCCGCAGGGCGGCTGGTACCGTGAACTGGGCAGCGGCATGGGGCCAACACTGAATATCGCCGCCGCCATGGATGCCTATGTGATGTCTGACCGGGCTACCTGGGTAGCGTTTGAAAACCCTCAGAATCTGGCTCTGCTGTTTGCAGGCGACAAGGTGCTTTTCAATCAGTATGGCAGCCTGGTGCTGTCTGCCGAGCGCCATCCGCACCTGAAGCATGATCTGGCAGCGCAGTGGCACCGTTGGCTACTCTCGGAAGACGGTCAGCAGGCGATTGGCGCCTTTGAGGTGGAGGGCCAGCCGCTGTTCTTCCCCAATGCGCAATAA
- the thiC gene encoding phosphomethylpyrimidine synthase ThiC gives MSKTSHFLAETAQVDAAAIQPLPASRKVYVEGSRPDIRVPFREITLSPTKTSSIDEQNPPLLVYDTSGPYTDPAANNDLRQGLPALRRTWIEERNDTEFLDGPTSEYGNRRANDPTLAQLRFDLTRTPRRAKAGKNVTQLHYARQGIITPEMEFIAIRENQRRQTLGTAEVERILGHQHPGQNFGASLPEEITPEFVRDEVARGRAIIPNNINHPESEPMIIGRNFLVKINGNLGNSAVTSSIEEEVDKMTWGIRWGSDTIMDLSTGQNIHETREWIIRNSPVPIGTVPIYQALEKVNGVAEDLTWEVFRDTLIEQAEQGVDYFTIHAGVLLRYVPLTANRVTGIVSRGGSIMAKWCLYHHQESFLYTHFEEICEICKQYDVAFSLGDGLRPGSIADANDEAQFAELETLGELTKIAWKHDVQVMIEGPGHVPMHLIKENMDKQLEACHEAPFYTLGPLTTDIAPGYDHITSGIGAAMIGWFGCAMLCYVTPKEHLGLPNKDDVKTGIITYKIAAHAADLAKGHPAAQRRDNALSKARFEFRWEDQFNLGLDPDTAREYHDETLPKDSAKVAHFCSMCGPKFCSMKISQEVRDTYRDRAPENAADSDAEAVKRGMQEQAEKFRQTGSQLYQEV, from the coding sequence ATGAGTAAAACCAGCCACTTTTTAGCCGAAACTGCCCAGGTCGATGCGGCCGCCATTCAACCGCTGCCCGCCTCGCGCAAGGTGTATGTGGAAGGCTCGCGGCCAGATATCCGCGTGCCATTTCGCGAGATCACCCTGTCGCCTACCAAAACCAGCAGCATTGATGAACAGAACCCGCCGCTACTGGTGTATGACACCTCCGGCCCTTACACCGACCCGGCCGCCAACAACGATTTGCGCCAGGGCTTACCCGCGCTGCGCCGTACCTGGATTGAAGAGCGCAACGATACCGAGTTTCTGGATGGCCCCACCAGTGAGTATGGTAATCGCCGCGCTAACGACCCAACCCTTGCCCAGTTGCGTTTTGATCTGACTCGTACGCCGCGCCGGGCGAAAGCGGGCAAAAACGTCACTCAGTTGCATTACGCGCGCCAGGGCATTATCACGCCGGAAATGGAATTTATTGCCATCCGCGAGAATCAGCGTCGCCAGACGTTAGGCACTGCGGAGGTCGAGCGCATTCTGGGCCATCAGCACCCTGGCCAGAACTTTGGAGCCAGCCTGCCGGAAGAAATCACCCCGGAATTTGTCCGCGATGAAGTGGCCCGTGGGCGGGCGATTATCCCTAACAATATCAATCACCCGGAATCCGAGCCGATGATTATTGGCCGTAATTTCCTGGTCAAGATTAATGGCAATCTGGGTAACTCAGCGGTCACCTCATCAATTGAAGAAGAAGTCGACAAGATGACCTGGGGTATCCGCTGGGGGTCGGACACCATCATGGATCTTTCCACCGGCCAGAATATCCACGAGACCCGTGAATGGATTATCCGCAACTCGCCGGTGCCGATTGGTACCGTGCCGATCTATCAGGCGCTGGAGAAGGTCAACGGCGTGGCTGAAGACCTCACCTGGGAAGTGTTCCGCGATACTCTGATCGAACAGGCCGAGCAGGGCGTGGATTACTTCACCATTCATGCGGGCGTATTGCTGCGCTACGTGCCGCTGACCGCCAACCGCGTGACCGGCATTGTCAGCCGGGGCGGTTCGATCATGGCCAAGTGGTGCCTGTACCATCATCAGGAAAGCTTCCTGTATACCCACTTCGAAGAGATCTGTGAGATCTGCAAGCAGTACGACGTGGCGTTTTCGTTGGGTGACGGCCTGCGGCCTGGCTCAATTGCCGATGCCAATGACGAAGCGCAGTTCGCCGAGCTGGAGACCCTGGGCGAACTAACCAAGATCGCCTGGAAACACGACGTTCAGGTGATGATTGAAGGCCCTGGCCATGTGCCCATGCACTTGATTAAAGAGAACATGGATAAGCAGCTAGAGGCGTGCCATGAGGCCCCTTTCTATACGCTTGGCCCACTGACCACTGATATCGCCCCTGGCTATGACCACATCACCTCCGGCATTGGCGCGGCGATGATCGGCTGGTTCGGCTGTGCGATGCTTTGCTATGTCACGCCGAAAGAGCACCTGGGCCTGCCGAATAAAGATGACGTGAAAACCGGCATCATCACCTACAAGATTGCCGCCCACGCAGCAGACCTGGCCAAGGGCCACCCGGCCGCCCAGCGCCGCGATAACGCGCTTTCCAAGGCACGCTTTGAATTCCGTTGGGAAGACCAGTTCAACCTGGGGCTGGATCCGGATACTGCCCGGGAGTACCACGACGAAACCCTGCCGAAAGATTCCGCCAAGGTGGCGCACTTCTGCTCCATGTGCGGGCCCAAGTTCTGCTCGATGAAAATCAGCCAGGAAGTGCGCGATACCTACCGCGACCGCGCGCCAGAAAATGCCGCTGACAGCGACGCCGAGGCGGTCAAGCGCGGTATGCAGGAACAGGCAGAGAAGTTCCGCCAGACAGGCAGCCAGCTGTACCAGGAAGTGTAA
- the tenA gene encoding thiaminase II, which translates to MGYCFTDLTNACHNDWRAYIEHDFVRQLGSATLPEPAFRHYLKQDYLFLIHFARAYALAAYKSPTLADLRQAHEGLKAIVDVELGLHVGFCQEWGISEDELAQLPEARATLAYTRYVLDTGNRGDLLDLHVALAPCLVGYGEIANWLNAQAFTRRGVENPFDAWIAMYASEEFQAAMRAELEWLNARLADVTPARFAELSRIFGDATRLEIDFWQMGLDLAH; encoded by the coding sequence ATGGGTTATTGCTTTACTGATCTTACCAACGCCTGCCATAACGACTGGCGCGCCTATATTGAACACGATTTTGTCCGTCAATTGGGCAGTGCCACGCTTCCTGAACCCGCGTTTCGCCACTATTTAAAACAGGATTACCTGTTTCTGATTCACTTCGCCCGTGCCTACGCGTTGGCGGCCTATAAAAGCCCTACGCTGGCTGATCTACGCCAGGCCCATGAAGGGTTGAAAGCCATTGTGGATGTGGAGCTGGGCCTGCACGTGGGGTTCTGCCAGGAGTGGGGCATTTCAGAAGACGAGCTGGCCCAGCTGCCGGAAGCGCGCGCAACGCTAGCCTATACCCGCTACGTGCTGGATACCGGCAACCGCGGTGACCTGCTCGATCTGCACGTGGCGTTGGCGCCTTGCCTGGTGGGCTACGGTGAAATTGCCAACTGGCTGAACGCTCAAGCGTTTACCCGGCGCGGTGTAGAAAACCCCTTTGATGCCTGGATCGCCATGTACGCAAGCGAAGAGTTCCAGGCCGCCATGAGGGCCGAGCTGGAATGGCTCAACGCCCGCCTTGCTGACGTTACCCCCGCCCGCTTTGCCGAGCTGAGCCGGATATTTGGCGATGCTACGCGCCTGGAAATCGACTTCTGGCAGATGGGGCTGGATCTTGCTCATTAA